In one window of Burkholderia cenocepacia DNA:
- the hppD gene encoding 4-hydroxyphenylpyruvate dioxygenase has translation MQIPTWDNPVGTDGFEFIEYTAPDPKALGQLFERMGFTAIARHRHKDVTVYRQGDINFIINAEPDSFAQRFARLHGPSICAIAFRVQDAAKAYQRALELGAWGFDNKTGPMELNIPAIKGIGDSLIYFVDRWRGKNGAQPGAIGDISIYDVDFEPIAGANPNPVGHGLTYIDHLTHNVHRGRMQEWAEFYERLFNFREVRYFDIEGKVTGVKSKAMTSPCGKIRIPINEEGSDTAGQIQEYLDAYHGEGIQHIALGASDIYQAVDGLRSKEVKLLDTIDTYYELVDRRVPNHGESLDELKKRKILIDGARDDLLLQIFTENQIGPIFFEIIQRKGNQGFGEGNFKALFESIELDQIRRGVVQDKA, from the coding sequence ATGCAGATCCCCACCTGGGACAACCCCGTCGGCACCGACGGCTTCGAATTCATCGAATACACGGCACCGGACCCGAAAGCACTCGGACAACTGTTCGAACGGATGGGTTTCACCGCGATCGCGCGCCATCGCCACAAGGACGTGACGGTGTACCGCCAGGGCGACATCAACTTCATCATCAACGCCGAACCCGATTCGTTCGCGCAACGCTTCGCGCGGCTGCACGGCCCGTCGATCTGCGCGATCGCGTTCCGCGTGCAGGACGCGGCAAAGGCGTACCAGCGCGCGCTCGAACTCGGCGCATGGGGCTTCGACAACAAGACGGGCCCGATGGAGTTGAACATCCCGGCGATCAAGGGCATCGGCGATTCGCTGATCTATTTCGTCGACCGCTGGCGCGGCAAGAACGGCGCGCAGCCGGGCGCGATCGGCGACATCAGCATCTATGACGTCGACTTCGAGCCGATTGCCGGCGCGAACCCGAATCCGGTCGGCCACGGCCTCACCTACATCGACCACCTGACGCACAACGTGCATCGCGGCCGCATGCAGGAATGGGCCGAGTTCTACGAGCGCCTGTTCAACTTCCGCGAAGTGCGCTACTTCGACATCGAAGGCAAGGTGACGGGCGTGAAGTCGAAGGCGATGACGTCGCCGTGCGGCAAGATCCGCATCCCGATCAACGAGGAAGGCTCGGACACGGCCGGCCAGATCCAGGAGTACCTGGACGCGTATCACGGCGAAGGCATCCAGCACATCGCGCTCGGCGCGAGCGACATCTACCAGGCGGTCGACGGGCTGCGCAGCAAGGAAGTGAAGCTGCTCGACACGATCGACACGTATTACGAGCTGGTCGATCGCCGCGTGCCGAACCACGGCGAATCGCTGGACGAGCTGAAGAAGCGCAAGATCCTGATCGACGGCGCGCGCGACGACCTGCTGCTGCAGATCTTCACCGAGAACCAGATCGGCCCGATCTTCTTCGAGATCATCCAGCGCAAGGGCAACCAAGGCTTCGGCGAAGGCAACTTCAAGGCGCTGTTCGAATCGATCGAACTCGACCAGATCCGTCGCGGCGTCGTGCAGGACAAGGCCTGA
- a CDS encoding Lrp/AsnC family transcriptional regulator → MAQAELDAIDRRILAILQENGRLSNQEIAERVNLSPSPCLRRIRRLEEMGVITGYVALLNPQKLGLDLLAYVSVRLEKRGGLAPMRADETSARAGATHAELFRAAVQTWPEVVACHAMTGDMDYLLRVQVEDMAHFSRFVQEHLLHHPSVIDVKTSFSLDCFKETTALPIRSVR, encoded by the coding sequence ATGGCGCAAGCCGAATTGGATGCCATCGATCGGCGAATTCTCGCGATTCTTCAGGAGAACGGGCGCCTGTCGAACCAGGAGATCGCCGAGCGCGTGAACCTGTCGCCGAGCCCGTGCCTGCGGCGAATCCGGCGGCTCGAGGAAATGGGCGTGATCACCGGCTACGTCGCGCTGCTGAATCCGCAGAAGCTCGGGCTCGACCTGCTCGCGTACGTGAGCGTGCGGCTCGAAAAGCGCGGCGGCCTTGCGCCGATGCGGGCCGACGAGACGTCGGCCCGCGCGGGCGCGACCCACGCGGAGCTGTTTCGCGCGGCCGTGCAGACCTGGCCGGAAGTCGTCGCGTGTCATGCGATGACGGGCGACATGGATTACCTGTTGCGCGTACAGGTCGAGGACATGGCGCATTTCTCCCGCTTCGTGCAGGAGCATCTGCTGCATCACCCGTCGGTGATCGACGTGAAAACGAGCTTCTCGCTCGACTGCTTCAAGGAAACGACGGCGTTGCCGATTCGTTCGGTGCGCTAG
- a CDS encoding GNAT family N-acetyltransferase has product MNTQFNGRADAVGKVGTAPVLVRELASKDREQMLTHFLSLDEEDRLLRFGQMVPDHVIENYVRTIDFGRDTVFGVFDHDLELIGVGHLAYLPAEGDKRTAEFGVSVLESARGRGVGSKLFERAAIRSRNTHVTMLYMHCLSRNATMMHIAKKSGMRIEYAYGEADAYLSLPPADHSTIIAEMLQEQAAVFDYAMKRQARRTTKFIESLMPSALTA; this is encoded by the coding sequence ATGAACACGCAATTCAACGGCCGTGCCGATGCTGTCGGCAAGGTCGGTACTGCGCCGGTTCTCGTCAGGGAACTGGCTTCCAAAGACCGTGAGCAGATGCTCACCCACTTTCTCTCGCTCGACGAAGAGGACCGCCTGCTGCGCTTCGGCCAGATGGTGCCCGACCATGTGATCGAGAACTATGTCCGCACGATCGATTTCGGTCGCGATACCGTGTTCGGCGTGTTCGACCACGACCTCGAACTGATCGGCGTCGGTCATCTGGCCTATCTGCCGGCCGAGGGCGACAAGCGCACGGCCGAATTCGGCGTGTCGGTGCTCGAAAGCGCGCGCGGCCGCGGCGTCGGCTCGAAGCTGTTCGAGCGCGCGGCGATCCGCAGCCGCAACACGCACGTGACGATGCTGTACATGCATTGCCTGTCGCGCAACGCGACGATGATGCACATCGCGAAGAAGTCCGGGATGCGGATCGAGTATGCGTACGGCGAAGCCGATGCGTACCTGTCGCTGCCGCCGGCCGACCACTCGACGATCATCGCCGAAATGCTGCAGGAACAGGCCGCGGTGTTCGACTACGCGATGAAGCGCCAGGCGCGCCGCACGACGAAGTTCATCGAATCGCTGATGCCCTCCGCACTGACGGCCTGA
- a CDS encoding TetR/AcrR family transcriptional regulator, translated as MARTRAPDHESQREQILDLAAEKFAQTSYPSTSMSDLATASGTSKARLYHYYESKEAILFDLLDRYTKRLMLIIAEVEGASQRRGLSERDAFAELVRAFLAEYETSHSRHVALLNDVKYLEDAQREIVLDRQRDIVAAFTRQLARAYPDRISKENQTSVTMMVFGMINWTFTWLKPGGRLGYRDFAEQVIDLIERGLSTAA; from the coding sequence ATGGCCCGAACCCGAGCGCCCGACCACGAATCCCAGCGCGAGCAGATCCTCGATCTGGCCGCCGAGAAATTCGCGCAGACGAGCTACCCGAGCACGTCGATGTCCGATCTCGCGACCGCGAGCGGCACGTCGAAGGCGCGGCTCTACCACTATTACGAGAGCAAGGAAGCGATCCTGTTCGACCTGCTCGACCGCTACACGAAACGGCTGATGCTGATCATCGCAGAGGTCGAGGGCGCGAGCCAGCGGCGCGGCCTCAGCGAGCGCGACGCGTTCGCCGAACTCGTGCGTGCGTTCCTCGCCGAGTACGAGACGTCGCACAGCCGCCACGTCGCGCTGCTCAACGACGTGAAATATCTGGAGGACGCGCAGCGCGAAATCGTGCTCGATCGCCAGCGCGACATCGTCGCGGCGTTCACGCGGCAGCTCGCGCGCGCCTACCCCGACCGCATCTCGAAGGAAAACCAGACCTCCGTCACGATGATGGTGTTCGGGATGATCAACTGGACTTTCACGTGGCTGAAGCCGGGTGGGCGCCTCGGCTACCGCGACTTCGCCGAACAGGTGATCGACCTGATCGAGCGCGGGCTGTCGACGGCGGCCTGA
- a CDS encoding DUF1835 domain-containing protein — protein sequence MSTIHVIQGGTAAASLREALAQAGRDERVVGLLDDLGVGPLKGVDETPDTRAAFWQHVLGDQIPDWNAEIEAEFARLDQLATDAGQVVVWHAPCVGDKLLLRRVAYHLRNVPQRLNEVRLSAADLDAAPRAALSRTDQACSTGMFSPAELARKRPAAAPVSVLRIGRLALEWQEAKHLNAELRYWVSNTIKSGHYADLDALIVARTAADWQPARRLVGSIMAAADRGGLFVSDAIAWWRCRELAAAGRFELQDDAPDALSSTQVRAARAAAHR from the coding sequence ATGAGTACCATTCATGTGATTCAGGGCGGCACCGCCGCCGCGTCGCTGCGCGAGGCCCTTGCGCAAGCCGGACGCGACGAGCGCGTCGTCGGGTTGCTCGACGATCTCGGCGTCGGGCCACTGAAGGGCGTCGACGAGACGCCCGACACGCGCGCCGCCTTCTGGCAGCACGTGCTCGGCGACCAGATTCCCGACTGGAACGCGGAAATCGAGGCCGAATTCGCACGCCTCGACCAGCTCGCGACGGATGCCGGCCAGGTCGTCGTGTGGCACGCGCCGTGCGTCGGCGACAAGCTGCTGCTGCGCCGCGTCGCCTATCACCTGCGCAACGTGCCGCAACGCCTGAACGAGGTACGGTTGTCGGCTGCCGACCTCGACGCCGCGCCGCGCGCAGCGCTGTCGCGCACTGACCAGGCGTGCTCGACCGGGATGTTCTCGCCCGCGGAACTGGCGCGCAAGCGGCCGGCGGCCGCGCCGGTCTCGGTCCTGCGCATCGGCCGCCTCGCACTCGAATGGCAGGAGGCGAAGCATCTGAACGCCGAACTGCGTTATTGGGTCAGCAACACGATCAAGAGCGGCCACTACGCCGATCTCGACGCGTTGATCGTCGCGCGCACGGCAGCCGACTGGCAGCCCGCGCGGCGCCTCGTCGGCAGCATCATGGCCGCCGCCGACCGCGGCGGCCTGTTCGTCAGCGACGCGATCGCGTGGTGGCGCTGCCGCGAACTCGCGGCGGCCGGCCGGTTCGAGCTGCAGGACGACGCGCCCGACGCCCTCTCTTCCACGCAGGTGCGCGCGGCCCGCGCCGCCGCGCACCGCTAA
- the paaE gene encoding 1,2-phenylacetyl-CoA epoxidase subunit PaaE, giving the protein MATPQFHPLRIRDVRPETADAVTVSFDVPPELRDAYRFTQGQFVTLKTHIDGEETRRSYSICVGTTDYDRDGELRIGIKRVRGGRFSNFAFDTLKPGHTIDVMTPDGRFFTHLNADHGKQYVAFSGGSGITPVLAIVKTTLELEPRSTFTLIYGNRSVDAIMFAEELEDLKNRYMNRFVLYHVLSDDLQDVELFNGVLDQAKCAEFLATLTPADAIDEAFICGPAPMMDAAEAALKAAGVPPAKVHVERFGTPLPQAGTPVVEITDQTPAADLEIVLDGKKRKLRLPYEGVSLLDVGLRAGLALPYACKGGVCCTCRAKVVEGEVRMEKNYTLEEHEVRDGFVLTCQCHPISDKVVVSFDER; this is encoded by the coding sequence ATGGCGACCCCGCAATTTCACCCGCTGCGTATCCGCGACGTGCGGCCCGAGACCGCCGACGCCGTGACCGTCTCGTTCGACGTGCCGCCCGAGCTGCGCGACGCGTACCGTTTCACGCAGGGCCAGTTCGTCACGCTGAAGACCCACATCGACGGCGAGGAGACGCGCCGCTCGTATTCGATCTGCGTCGGCACGACGGACTATGACCGCGACGGCGAACTGCGCATCGGCATCAAGCGCGTGCGCGGCGGCCGCTTCTCGAACTTCGCGTTCGACACGCTGAAGCCCGGCCATACGATCGACGTGATGACGCCGGACGGCCGCTTCTTCACGCACCTGAACGCCGACCACGGCAAGCAGTACGTCGCGTTTTCCGGCGGCTCGGGGATCACGCCGGTGCTCGCGATCGTGAAGACGACGCTCGAGCTCGAGCCGCGCAGCACGTTCACGCTGATCTACGGCAACCGCAGCGTCGACGCGATCATGTTCGCGGAGGAGCTCGAGGACCTGAAGAACCGCTACATGAACCGCTTCGTCCTCTATCACGTGCTGTCGGACGACCTGCAGGACGTCGAGCTGTTCAACGGCGTGCTCGACCAGGCGAAATGCGCGGAATTCCTCGCGACGCTGACGCCGGCCGACGCGATCGACGAGGCGTTCATCTGCGGCCCGGCGCCGATGATGGACGCCGCCGAAGCCGCGCTGAAAGCGGCCGGCGTGCCGCCGGCGAAGGTGCACGTCGAGCGTTTCGGCACACCGCTGCCGCAGGCCGGCACACCGGTCGTCGAGATCACCGACCAGACGCCGGCCGCCGACCTCGAAATCGTGCTCGACGGCAAGAAGCGCAAGCTGCGTCTGCCGTACGAAGGCGTGAGCCTGCTCGACGTGGGCCTGCGCGCGGGCCTCGCGCTGCCGTATGCGTGCAAGGGCGGCGTGTGCTGCACGTGCCGCGCGAAGGTGGTCGAGGGCGAAGTGCGGATGGAGAAGAACTACACGCTCGAGGAGCACGAAGTCAGGGACGGTTTCGTGCTGACGTGCCAGTGCCACCCGATCAGCGACAAGGTCGTCGTGAGCTTCGACGAACGTTGA
- the paaD gene encoding 1,2-phenylacetyl-CoA epoxidase subunit PaaD, producing the protein MSAQTAAPVHAAPAAHHDDPLLARAWDVLEAVPDPEIPVVSIRELGILRDVRRADDGQLEVVITPTYSGCPAMSQIAEDIAAALQAADLPPHRIETVLAPAWTTDWITQEARDKLRAYGIAPPVGQCGSAAPRENVVRFVPRPVAAPACPRCGSARTERLAQFASTACKALYRCVDCREPFDYFKPY; encoded by the coding sequence ATGTCCGCCCAGACCGCCGCCCCTGTCCACGCCGCGCCCGCCGCGCACCACGACGATCCGCTGCTCGCCCGCGCGTGGGACGTGCTCGAAGCCGTGCCCGATCCGGAGATCCCGGTCGTGTCGATCCGCGAGCTCGGCATCCTGCGCGACGTCCGCCGCGCGGACGACGGCCAGCTCGAAGTCGTGATCACGCCGACCTACTCGGGCTGCCCGGCGATGTCGCAGATCGCCGAGGACATCGCCGCCGCGCTGCAGGCCGCCGATCTGCCGCCGCACCGGATCGAGACGGTGCTCGCCCCCGCGTGGACGACCGACTGGATCACGCAGGAAGCGCGCGACAAGCTGCGGGCCTACGGCATCGCGCCGCCGGTCGGCCAGTGCGGCAGCGCCGCGCCGCGGGAGAACGTCGTGCGCTTCGTGCCGCGGCCGGTCGCGGCGCCCGCCTGCCCGCGCTGCGGCTCCGCGCGCACCGAACGTCTCGCGCAATTCGCGTCCACGGCGTGCAAGGCGCTGTATCGCTGCGTCGACTGCCGCGAACCCTTCGACTACTTCAAACCCTACTGA
- the paaC gene encoding 1,2-phenylacetyl-CoA epoxidase subunit PaaC, producing MTITPEHLSYVLRLADNALILGQRNAEWCGHGPILEEDIALTNMSLDLIGQARMLYTHAAELERQLTGATKTEDDYAYFRTEREFANFTLAELPHYGPVSGTAHADKDYAVTIVRNFLYAALMLHVWSALETSTDTQLAAIAAKSVKETRYHVQHAREWLVRLGDGTDESHRRAQAALDYLMPYTREFFAADEIDDAIVAAGIGPAPAAIEAAWRADVDDALAEATLTPPAPVKHVTTGKQGEHSEHMGYLLAEMQSLARQHPGASW from the coding sequence ATGACGATCACGCCCGAACACCTCTCCTACGTGCTGCGCCTCGCGGACAATGCGCTGATCCTCGGTCAGCGCAACGCCGAATGGTGCGGCCACGGCCCGATCCTCGAGGAAGACATCGCGCTCACCAACATGAGCCTCGACCTCATCGGCCAGGCGCGCATGCTGTATACGCACGCGGCCGAGCTCGAGCGCCAGCTCACCGGCGCGACGAAGACGGAAGACGATTACGCGTACTTCCGCACCGAGCGCGAGTTCGCGAATTTCACGCTCGCCGAGTTGCCGCACTATGGCCCCGTCTCCGGTACCGCGCACGCCGACAAGGACTACGCGGTGACGATCGTGCGCAACTTCCTGTACGCGGCGCTGATGCTGCACGTATGGAGCGCGCTGGAGACGTCGACCGACACGCAGCTGGCCGCGATCGCCGCGAAATCGGTGAAGGAAACCCGCTATCACGTCCAGCATGCGCGCGAGTGGCTCGTGCGCCTCGGCGACGGCACCGACGAATCGCACCGCCGCGCGCAGGCCGCGCTCGACTACCTGATGCCGTACACGCGCGAATTCTTCGCCGCCGATGAAATCGACGACGCGATCGTCGCGGCGGGCATCGGCCCCGCACCGGCCGCGATCGAGGCCGCGTGGCGCGCGGACGTGGACGACGCACTCGCCGAAGCCACGCTCACGCCGCCTGCGCCCGTGAAACATGTGACGACCGGCAAGCAGGGCGAGCATTCGGAACACATGGGCTACCTGCTCGCCGAAATGCAGAGCCTCGCGCGCCAGCACCCCGGCGCAAGCTGGTAA
- the paaB gene encoding 1,2-phenylacetyl-CoA epoxidase subunit PaaB — translation MNKEWPIWEVFVRSKQGLDHKHCGSLHAADATMALRMARDVYTRRQEGVSIWVVPSSAITASDPSEKAELFEPAGDKIYRHPTFYTLPDEVNHM, via the coding sequence ATGAACAAGGAATGGCCGATCTGGGAAGTGTTCGTGCGCAGCAAGCAAGGCCTCGACCACAAGCATTGCGGCAGCCTGCACGCCGCCGACGCGACGATGGCGCTGCGCATGGCGCGCGACGTGTACACGCGTCGCCAGGAAGGCGTGAGCATCTGGGTGGTGCCGTCGTCGGCGATCACCGCATCGGACCCGAGCGAGAAGGCCGAACTGTTCGAGCCGGCGGGCGACAAGATCTATCGTCACCCGACGTTCTATACGCTGCCCGACGAAGTCAACCACATGTAA
- the paaA gene encoding 1,2-phenylacetyl-CoA epoxidase subunit PaaA: MYTQSLDIPGNVAPLDAAAESPEQARFDAVMAADGKIEPQDWMPDAYRKTLVRQISQHAHSEVVGMLPEGNWISRAPSLKRKAILLAKVQDEAGHGLYLYSAAETLGVSRDSLIDALHAGKAKYSSIFNYPTPTWADVGVIGWLVDGAAIMNQIPLCRCTYGPYARAMIRVCKEESFHQRQGFDALLSMMKGSDAQRAMVQQAVDRWWWPVLMMFGPSDADSVHSSQSAKWGIKRISNDDLRQKFVDATVDQAKVLGVTLPDPDLKWNEARGHHDYGTIDWDEFWRVVNGDGPCNKERLATRVKAHEDGAWVREAALAHEAKRRARAEQHAA; encoded by the coding sequence ATGTACACGCAATCCCTCGACATCCCCGGCAACGTCGCGCCGCTCGACGCCGCAGCCGAGTCGCCCGAGCAGGCGCGGTTCGATGCGGTGATGGCCGCGGACGGCAAGATCGAACCGCAGGACTGGATGCCCGACGCGTATCGCAAGACGCTGGTACGCCAGATCTCGCAGCACGCGCATTCCGAAGTCGTCGGCATGCTACCGGAAGGCAACTGGATCTCGCGCGCGCCGAGCCTGAAACGCAAGGCGATCCTGCTCGCGAAGGTGCAGGACGAAGCCGGCCACGGCCTCTATCTGTATAGCGCGGCCGAAACGCTCGGCGTATCGCGCGACTCGCTGATCGACGCGCTGCACGCCGGCAAGGCGAAATACTCGAGCATCTTCAACTACCCGACGCCGACCTGGGCCGACGTCGGCGTGATCGGCTGGCTGGTCGACGGCGCCGCGATCATGAACCAGATCCCGCTGTGCCGCTGCACGTACGGCCCGTACGCGCGCGCGATGATCCGCGTGTGCAAGGAAGAGTCGTTCCACCAGCGCCAGGGTTTCGACGCGCTGCTGTCGATGATGAAGGGCAGCGACGCGCAGCGCGCGATGGTCCAGCAGGCCGTCGATCGCTGGTGGTGGCCGGTGCTGATGATGTTCGGCCCGAGCGACGCCGATTCGGTCCATAGCAGCCAGTCCGCGAAATGGGGCATCAAGCGGATCTCGAACGACGATCTGCGCCAGAAATTCGTCGACGCGACGGTCGACCAGGCCAAGGTGCTCGGCGTGACGCTGCCCGATCCCGACCTGAAATGGAACGAAGCGCGCGGCCACCACGACTACGGCACGATCGACTGGGACGAATTCTGGCGCGTGGTCAACGGCGACGGCCCGTGCAACAAGGAACGCCTCGCGACGCGCGTGAAAGCACACGAGGACGGCGCCTGGGTGCGCGAAGCCGCGCTCGCGCACGAAGCGAAGCGCCGCGCCCGCGCCGAACAGCACGCCGCCTGA
- a CDS encoding SGNH/GDSL hydrolase family protein, with protein MSFRSSFAAAVLGAAVLVAPLAVPAAPAGWIAAWATALQPIPDLAAPPPLYRAPDVAGRTVRQIVYPTVSGRAARIRVSNAYGRAPLVIEAASLARAGDGAALAGGAAVPVRFGGKASVTLAPGQELESDPVAIGVTAAQPYAISLQMGPDQRMTVWHRVSNQFNYVSAPGDHVGDPGTAAFRTRFTQYAWVTELAVEAGSAYASVAAIGDSITDGLRSSVNRNRRWPDALARRLTASGVDSIGVVNLGISGNRLLSDSACYGTSLASRFERDALSRSGVKAAIVLIGINDINFAAMPPRAGLDCDHPHTQVTAASLIDGYRRLIEAAHRQGVKVFGATLTPAALPAGREAIRLEVNRWIRSGGGFDGVVDFDAVLRDPARPSVLQRRYDSGDGIHPSDAGYTAMAGAVPVERLQAAVGGK; from the coding sequence ATGTCATTTCGAAGCAGTTTCGCCGCGGCCGTGCTGGGTGCGGCCGTTCTCGTGGCGCCGCTTGCGGTGCCGGCCGCACCGGCCGGGTGGATCGCCGCGTGGGCGACCGCGCTGCAGCCGATTCCCGATCTCGCCGCGCCGCCGCCGCTTTACCGCGCCCCCGACGTGGCCGGGCGGACCGTGCGCCAGATCGTCTACCCGACCGTGTCGGGACGCGCCGCGCGGATTCGCGTGAGTAATGCATACGGTCGCGCGCCGCTGGTCATCGAGGCTGCGAGCCTCGCGCGCGCCGGCGACGGGGCTGCGCTCGCCGGCGGTGCGGCGGTGCCGGTTCGGTTCGGCGGCAAGGCGTCGGTGACGCTCGCACCGGGCCAGGAACTCGAAAGCGACCCGGTGGCGATCGGCGTGACGGCCGCGCAGCCGTATGCGATCAGTCTCCAGATGGGGCCGGACCAGCGGATGACGGTCTGGCATCGCGTATCGAACCAGTTCAACTACGTGTCCGCGCCGGGTGATCACGTAGGCGATCCGGGCACCGCCGCGTTCCGGACCCGTTTTACCCAATATGCATGGGTGACCGAGTTGGCCGTCGAAGCCGGCTCGGCGTACGCCAGCGTGGCGGCGATCGGCGATTCGATCACCGACGGGCTGCGCTCCAGCGTGAACCGGAACCGCCGCTGGCCGGACGCGCTCGCGCGCCGGCTGACGGCGTCGGGCGTCGATTCGATCGGTGTCGTGAATCTCGGCATCAGCGGGAACCGGCTGCTCAGCGATTCCGCTTGCTACGGCACGTCGCTAGCGTCGCGATTCGAGCGCGATGCGCTGTCGCGCTCCGGCGTGAAGGCGGCGATCGTGCTGATCGGGATCAACGACATCAACTTCGCGGCGATGCCGCCGCGCGCGGGGCTCGATTGCGATCACCCGCATACGCAGGTGACGGCCGCGTCGCTGATCGACGGCTATCGCCGCCTGATCGAGGCGGCGCACCGGCAGGGCGTGAAGGTGTTCGGCGCGACGCTCACGCCAGCGGCGTTGCCGGCCGGACGTGAGGCGATCCGGCTCGAGGTGAACCGGTGGATTCGCAGCGGTGGCGGGTTCGACGGCGTGGTGGACTTCGACGCGGTGCTGCGCGACCCGGCGCGCCCGAGCGTGCTGCAGCGCCGATACGATAGCGGCGACGGTATCCATCCGAGCGATGCGGGCTACACGGCGATGGCCGGCGCGGTGCCGGTCGAGCGACTGCAGGCCGCGGTGGGCGGCAAGTGA
- the tuf gene encoding elongation factor Tu — MAKGKFERTKPHVNVGTIGHVDHGKTTLTAAITTVLTKKFGGEAKAYDQIDAAPEEKARGITINTAHVEYETANRHYAHVDCPGHADYVKNMITGAAQMDGAILVCSAADGPMPQTREHILLARQVGVPYIIVFLNKCDMVDDAELLELVEMEVRELLSKYDFPGDDTPIVKGSAKLALEGDTGELGEVAIMSLADALDTYIPTPERAVDGAFLMPVEDVFSISGRGTVVTGRVERGIVKVGEEIEIVGIKPTVKTTCTGVEMFRKLLDQGQAGDNVGILLRGTKREDVERGQVLAKPGSITPHTHFTAEVYVLSKDEGGRHTPFFNNYRPQFYFRTTDVTGSIELPKDKEMVMPGDNVSITVKLIAPIAMEEGLRFAIREGGRTVGAGVVAKIIE, encoded by the coding sequence ATGGCCAAGGGTAAATTTGAGCGGACCAAGCCGCACGTGAACGTTGGTACGATTGGTCACGTTGACCACGGCAAGACGACGCTGACGGCAGCGATCACGACGGTGCTGACGAAGAAGTTCGGCGGCGAAGCGAAGGCATACGACCAGATCGACGCGGCACCGGAAGAAAAGGCGCGCGGCATCACGATCAACACGGCACACGTCGAGTACGAAACGGCTAACCGCCACTACGCACACGTCGACTGCCCGGGCCACGCTGACTATGTGAAGAACATGATCACGGGCGCAGCGCAGATGGACGGCGCGATCCTGGTTTGCTCGGCAGCAGACGGCCCGATGCCGCAAACGCGTGAGCACATCCTGCTGGCGCGTCAGGTTGGCGTTCCGTACATCATCGTGTTCCTGAACAAGTGCGACATGGTTGACGACGCGGAACTGCTCGAGCTGGTCGAGATGGAAGTTCGCGAACTCCTGTCGAAGTACGACTTCCCGGGCGACGACACGCCGATCGTGAAGGGTTCGGCGAAGCTGGCGCTGGAAGGCGACACGGGCGAGCTGGGCGAAGTGGCGATCATGAGCCTGGCCGACGCGCTGGACACGTACATCCCGACGCCGGAGCGTGCAGTTGACGGCGCGTTCCTGATGCCGGTGGAAGACGTGTTCTCGATCTCGGGCCGCGGTACGGTGGTGACGGGTCGTGTCGAGCGCGGCATCGTGAAGGTCGGCGAGGAAATCGAAATCGTCGGTATCAAGCCGACGGTGAAGACGACCTGCACGGGCGTTGAAATGTTCCGCAAGCTGCTGGACCAAGGTCAGGCAGGCGACAACGTGGGTATCCTGCTGCGCGGCACGAAGCGTGAAGACGTGGAGCGTGGCCAGGTTCTGGCGAAGCCGGGTTCGATCACGCCGCACACGCACTTCACGGCTGAAGTGTACGTGCTGAGCAAGGACGAAGGCGGCCGTCACACGCCGTTCTTCAACAACTACCGTCCGCAGTTCTACTTCCGTACGACGGACGTGACGGGCTCGATCGAGCTGCCGAAGGACAAGGAAATGGTGATGCCGGGCGACAACGTGTCGATCACGGTGAAGCTGATCGCTCCGATCGCGATGGAAGAAGGTCTGCGCTTCGCAATCCGCGAAGGCGGCCGTACCGTCGGCGCCGGCGTCGTCGCCAAGATCATCGAGTAA
- the secE gene encoding preprotein translocase subunit SecE translates to MANPSVETVNTSGDKLMLALGVLLVLAGFVGFFWLTNQQWYVRGAALAVGIIAGVAVGLMSAPGKSLIAFAKDSYKEVRKVVWPTRKEATQTTLVVFGFVLVMAIFLWLSDKSIEWVIFSAILGWK, encoded by the coding sequence ATGGCGAATCCATCCGTCGAAACTGTAAATACCTCCGGCGATAAGCTGATGCTGGCCCTGGGCGTATTGCTGGTGTTGGCCGGATTCGTGGGCTTCTTCTGGCTGACCAATCAGCAGTGGTATGTCCGCGGTGCCGCGTTGGCGGTAGGTATCATCGCCGGCGTGGCCGTCGGGCTGATGTCCGCCCCTGGCAAGAGCCTCATCGCGTTTGCCAAGGATTCGTACAAGGAAGTCCGGAAGGTCGTATGGCCCACCCGCAAGGAAGCAACGCAAACCACACTCGTCGTGTTCGGTTTCGTGCTTGTGATGGCGATTTTCCTCTGGTTGAGCGACAAATCGATCGAATGGGTGATTTTCTCGGCGATTCTGGGTTGGAAATGA